The genomic stretch GGGGCGCTGCTCGATCCGGAACCCGCGGAGGCGCCGGAGGTGCGGCGCGAGCTGGGCCGCGAGGTGGCGGCCATGCGCGAGGAAGCACTGCAAGACCTGGCGGGGGTAGCCAGCGATGATTGGGAGGTGCCGACCTTTCTGCGCAAGCAGAACGACTAGGGGACGCCCATGCCCTCGCTGCTGAGGCGGCTCTTCGGCGGGCGTCGCGACGAGGACTACAGCGCGGGCATCGCCCTGTACAACGAGGGCCGCTTCGAGGAGGCGATCGCCCGCTTCGAAGCGGCCATCGCCGGGGCGGCGAAGAGCAGCACCACCTACCGCCTCGGCACCTTCTACGCCGCCGAGGCCCACGCGAACATCGGCCGCAGCCTGCTCAGGAGCGAGCACTACGACGAGGCGCGCTTCCACCTCGAGCAGGCCCTCAGCGAGACCCCCAACTTCCCGGACATCCAGTACTGCCTCGGCGTCGCGCTCTTCATGGGCGGCGAGCGCGCGGCGGCCCTGCCCTGCTTCCAGCGCGCCCTCGCGATCAACCCCGACTACATCGAGGCGCGCTGCTTCCTCGCCGTCGCGCTCGACGCGCTGGGGGACGCCGAGGGCGCCCGGCGCGAGCTGCGCCAGGCGGCGGCGCTGCAGTCCGAGATCCCGATCTCGGTGAACCGCTTCCTGCTCGTGCACCTCAAGGAGCGCGAGACGGTGCTGCCCGAGGTGGGGCCGGTGCTCGAGCTGCTCGAGAGCGGCGCCGAGTTCCGCGAGCTCTACGGGGAGGGCATCGCCCAGTTCAACCTGGGCCAGCACGCGCTGGCCGCCGAGCTGCTCGAGCGGGCGGCGGCGATGAAGCCGCACTACGCCGACGTCCAGTGCCAGCTCGGCCTCGCGCGCCTCAAGTGCGGGCGCACGGAGCCGGCGATCGCCGCCTTCGGCCGGGCCCTCACCGTGAACCCGCGCTTCATGGAGGCCGCCTACTTCCTCGGCCTCGCCCAGCTCAAGGCGGGCCACCCGCTGGAGGCCGAGGAGTCCCTCGCCTTCGCGCGCAGCCTGGGCGGGGAGGGCAGCGACCTGCTGCTCCACCTCGCGCAGGCCCGCTTCCAGCTCGGCCGCAACGAGGAGGCGGCCCTGCTCCTCGAGGAGCTCTTGGGGCGGCATCCCGAGCAGAGCCAGGCGCGCTACCTGCTCGGCCTGCTCCGCCACCTCGAGGGCCGCGACGATGAAGCCCTGCGCCTGCTGCGCGAAGCCCTCGGCCACAATCCGTCGCTCGGCGAGGCCGAGGTCGACCTCGCCCTCCTGCACGCCCAGCGCGGCGAGTGGGAAGACGCCGACCCGCACTTCCGGCGCCTGCAGGAGCGCAATCCCGGCGACGCGACCCTGCAGGCCTTCCTCGGCCAGGCCCTGCTCTCGCGCGGGGACCTCGAGGCCGCCCTCGCCGCCTTCACCCGCGCGCTGGACTTGGCGCCGGGCGACCTCTACGCCCTGCGCGGGCGCCTGCGCTGCGAGCTGCGCCTGGGCCGCCTCGCCAAGGCCGAGGCTCTGCTCGCGCCCCTGCTCGCGGCGCACCCGGACTACCCCGACCTGCTCAAGCTGCGCGGCGACCTCGCCTTCAAGCGCGGCGAGTACGGCGCGGCGGCCGCCGACTACCGCGCCGCGCTCGCGCTGGCGCCGCGCTACCTGGAGGCCGAGCTGGCCCTCGCGCTCGCCCTGCGCAATCAGGGCCGGAGCGCGGAGGCGACGGCCCTGCTCGCCCCGCTCGTCGCCCAGCACCCCGAGCGCCTGGAGCTGCGCCACCTGCTCGACGAGCACTTCGCGCTGGCCGAGTTCGAGGACGCCGAGAGCGATTAGCGCCGCGCCGAGCGCCGCCTGCCGCGCGGCCGCGCTTGTCAGCGCGCGCGGCAGGGTCTAGGCTGCCCCGCATGCAGAGCGGCGGCGCGCGCGCAGAGGGCCTCCAGCGCCCGGTGCAGTTCCTCAAGGGCGTCGGTCCGCGCCGCGCGGCCGACCTCGCGAGGCTCGGCCTCCACACGGCCGAGGATCTGCTCCTGCACTTCCCCCGCGACTACCTGGACCTCGGCGAGAGCCTGCCGCTCGCAGCGCTCACGCCCGGCCTGCGCGCCACGGTGCGCGGGCAGGTGCTGGCCAGCGCCGAGCGGCGGCCGCGCCAGGGCCTGGGCATCCTCACCGTGCTCATCGACGACGGCACGGGCCGGCTGCAGCTCGTCTTCTTCAACCAGCCCTACCTGAAGAAGCAGCTCGCCAACGGCGTGCAGGTCGTGGCCAACGGCGAGGCGGCGCCGTTCCGGGGCGCGCTCCAGATGCAGTCGCCCGAGCTGGAGATCCTCGGCGAGGAGGAGAGCCCGCGCCTGCTCGGGCGGCGCATCCTGCCGCTCTATCCGGCGACGCGCGGCGTCGGCCAGCGCTGGCTGCGCCGCCTGCTCGATGGCCTCCTCGCGGAGCCCGGGCTCGTCGCCGGTCTGCCCGAGATCCTGCCCGCGGAGTGGCTGCGCGCCGAGGGCTGGCCGGCGCGGGGCGCCGCGCTGCGGGCGATCCACTTCCCCGAGGATCGCGATGAACTGGCCAGCGCCCGCGAACGGCTCAAGTTCGAGGAGCTCTTCCTGCTGCAGCTCCTCGCCGCGTTGCGCCGCCGGCAGCTCGCGCGCGAGGCGGGCCCCGTGCTCGCCGGCGGCGAGCGCCTGCTCGCGCCCTTCCTCGCCGGCCTGCCCTACCAGCTCACCGCGGCGCAGGCGCGGGCGCTCGCCGAGATCCGCGGCGATCTCGCGAGCGGCGGCCGCATGAACCGCCTGCTCCAGGGCGACGTCGGCTGCGGCAAGACGGTGGTCGCGCTCGCCGCGCTGCTGCTCGCCGCCGAGGGCGGCTACCAGGGCGCCTTCATGGTGCCGCTCGAGGCCCTCGCGCGGCAGCACTTCGCGAACTGGGCGGGGCCCCTGGCCGCGCTCGGCCTGCGCGCGGGGCTCCTGCTCGGCGGCGGCAGCCAGCCGGCCAAGGAGCGGCGCTCGGTGCTCGCGGGCCTGGCCGACGGCGCCATCGACATCGCCTTCGGCACGCAGGCCCTGATCCAGGACGAGATTCGCTTCGCGCGCCTCGGGCTCGCCGTCGTCGACGAGCAGCACCGCTTCGGCGTGCTCCAGCGCGCGGGCCTCAGGGAGCGCGGCGCGCCGCACGTGCTCGTGATGACGGCGACGCCCATCCCGCGCTCGCTGGCGATGACCGTCTACGGCGACCTGGAACTCAGCGTGATCGACAGCCTGCCGCCCGGCCGGCCGGGCCTCGTCACCCGCCTCGCGACCGAGGAGCAGCTCCCGCGCATCCACGCCTTCCTGCGCGAGCGCGTCGCAGCAGGCGAACGCGCCTTCCTCATCTTCCCCCTGGTGGAGGAGGGCGATCAAGCCGAGCTGGCGGCGGCCACGCAGGCCTACGAGGAGCTGGCGGCCGGGCCCCTGGCCGGCCTCGGTTGCGGGCTGATCCACGGGCGGCTCTCGGCGGCGAGGAAGGCCGCGGCGCTGGCCGCATTCCGCAGCGGGGAGCGGCCGGTGCTCGTGGCAACGACGGTGATCGAGGTGGGCATCGATGTGCCCGAGGCCACGCTGATGCTGATCCACAACCCCGAGCGCTTTGGCCTCAGCCAGCTCCACCAGCTGCGCGGGCGCATCGGCCGCGGGCGGCAGAAGAGCTACTGCATCCTCGTCGCGCCGGCCGGGATGGGCGAGACGAGCCGCGAGCGCCTGGAGACCTTCGTCAAGCATCGCGACGGCTTTCGCCTCGCCGAGGAGGACCTGCGCCTGCGCGGGCCGGGCGAGCTCTTCGGGCAGCGCCAGCACGGGCGGCCCGAACTCAGCCTCGCCCATCCGCTGGCCGACGCGCGGCTGGTCGCCCTCGCCCGCGAGCGGGCGGCGGCCTTGGTCGCCCGCGACCCCGAGCTGGCGGCCGCCGATCTGCGCGCGCTCCGGGAGCTCCTCCAGCGGGTCTACCGGGAGCGGCTGCTCCTCGCCGGGGTCGGCTGAGCACTCCGCCGGGCATGCCGATTGCAGCCCCTCGCGGAGCCTGGCCGCCGAGGCCAGCTCGCTGAGCACGGAGCGCGCATGACGGCCCAGACCCTATGCTGTCCGAGCTGCGGAGCGACCTACGCTGTTCCGCCTAGCCTGATGGAAAAAGGCGAGTTGCGCGTGCGCTGTCCCCAGTGCCAGCAGGGCTTTCGCCTGCGTTGGGTCCCGCCGGCCGCGCCGCCCGCCACGGCAATTGCTGCCGAGTCGTCGCTCCCGGCCGGCCCGGCCGCAGCGCCCGGGCCGGCGGCGCCGGCCCCCGCCGGGCTCAACGCCCAGCAGGAAGCCCGGCGGGCCCGGCGTTTCGCCAGGGCTCTGGCGGAGAGCATCCTGCAGGGACCGGGCCGGCGCGAGCGGCGGGATCGCGCGCTGGCCGAGGGGCGCCTGATCCCGGAGTTCAGCCGCGAGCTGCGCGAGGCCTGGCGGCTGTATGTCGATAAAGTGGGCGAGGATTACGCCCACAGCTCACCTGCATTCCGAGATGCCTTCAATGAGATCCTCGCCGACGGACAGCCGCTCTTCTGAGGCGGGGCTCCCGGTGGAGCAGGGGCCGCTGTACCTGTGGGCCTGCGACGCTCGTCTGGCAGCCCGCGCCCGGGCGGAGCTCGGCGCCGCGGCGGCTCGGCTGGCGCCCTTGCCGCCGCGAGCGGAGTGGGAGCTCGCCCTGCCTGCCGGCACTTTCGGGGTCTTGCTCACCGCCAGCGGCGAAGAGAGCCTGCCGCCCGCCGAGGCGCTGGCCGCGCTGCGGGCGGCGGGAGGGCGGCTCGTCCTCTTCCTGCCTGCCCTCGACGAGCGCAGCCGGCGGCGCCTCGTCCGTCGCGGCTTCCACGAGGCGCTCGCGCCGCCCTTCGCCGGGCTCGACCTGGGCCGCCTCTTCGCCGACGCCGACCGCCCGCTCGTTCTCGCGCGGCGTTTGCCGGAGTTCGAGGCGCGCGTGGAGAGCCGCGTCGAGTTCCGTCTGCCGGCCGAGCTGCGCTTCGTGGCGCCGGCCGCCGGCTTCCTCTGTCGCCTGGCCCGCGAGCACGGCTTCCACCCGCGCATCTGGGCGGAGGCCCTGCCCCTCGCACTCGACGAAGCCCTCGCCAACGCGATCCGTCACGGCTGCGCGCTGGACCCAGCGAAGGAAGTGCGGGTCTTGGCGCGCTTCGGGCCGCGGCGCCTGCGCGTGCGCATCGAGGACCCGGGGGCCGGATTCGACCCCGAGCGGGTCGCCGATCCCAGGAGTGCCGAAGGTCTGCGGCGCGGCAGCGGCCGCGGCCTGCTGCTGATGCGGGAACTGGTGGATCGGGTGGAGTTCCGCAAGGGCGGGCGCGTCGTGCTGCTCACCGTGCGGCGGCGCGCGGAGGGGGAGACCTAGAACTCCTCCTCCTGCCACTTGCTGGAGTGGATCTCGCCGAGCAGGCCATCGATCTGGCTGCGCACGCGGGCGTTCTGGTCGGGCTCGAAGAGGGCCTTCTTCACGCGGCCGTACTGGTCCTTCTTCAGGTAGCGCAAGGCCTTGATGTCCTTGAGCGAGACGAGGATGTCCTTGCTCGCGCGCACCTCGAGCGGGCGGCCGTCCATGTCCTGGTCGGGGTTGTGGAAGGGATGCATGCCGATGCCCCAGCCGTAGGCGAGCAGGGTGCCGAGCAGGACGCGCAGCGTGTTGCGCCCCTGCACCGTGCTCAGGTCGAGGTCCTCGTCGATGCTGCGCTCCACCTTGTCCACGAGGGCGACCAGTCGCTCCAGGGAGTCCTCGCCGAGCTCGATGTTCAGGAAGCGGGAGAACATTTCCGCCACGACCTTGCGCGACTCCGCCATCGGGGATCTCACCTCGTTGCAAGGATGGACTTTGCGCGCCGCGGCCCAGCGCCGCCCGGGGGCGCGCCGCCGCAGTCGCAAGATCCAGGCCGACTTAGGTAGGCGCTCGGGCCGGCGGCGGTCCTTCCCCCGCAGCGACCCGCGAGAACGGATCTTGCATTCGCCGCCGGGAGGCAAGGCAGCCGGCGGCGCCGCGGCCCCTCCTGGGGCTGCGGACGCTGCGATCAGGACGCACGGGGGACAGCCCCCTGAATCACGGAGCGAGGTGCAGCGTGGCTCTCATCAACCGAGCGGGGCAGGAAGTCAGCGCCAAGGTCGTCTACTACGGCCCGGGTCTGAGCGGCAAGACGACCAATCTCGAGGTGCTCTTCCGCCAAGTCCCCGAAGACCATCGCGGCAAGATGATCTCGATGAAGACGCGCACGGACCGCACGCTCTTCTTCGACCTGCTGCCCCTGAGCGGCGACGCGATCCTCGATTTCAACGTGCGCATCCTGCTCTACACGGTGCCCGGTCAGGTCTACTACAACGCGACGCGGCGGCTCGTGCTCAAGGGCGTCGACGCCGTCGTCTTCGTCGCCGACAGCCAGCGCGGCAAGATGGAGGAGAACCTCGAGAGCCTGGAGAACCTGCGCTCCAACCTGGCGGACATGAACCTCAAGCTCGAGGACCTGCCCTGGGTCATCCAGTACAACAAGCGCGACCTGCCGGACGTGCTCGGCGTGCAGGAGCTCGAGCACGCCCTCAACCCGACGGGCGTGCCCTGCTTCAGCGCGGTCGCGCCGCGCGGCGAGGGCGTGCAGGAGACCCTGCGCGGCGTCACCGAGCATCTGCGGCCCCACTTGCGCGCGCTCGTCGAGAGGGAGATCGGCGAGTCCCTGCGCAGCGGCTCCGCGGCGAACCCCGGCCGCTCGACGCCGCCGGTCGCCGCGCAGCCGCCGCAGGTGGAAATGCCGGCGCTTCGACCGGCGGCGCCGGCACCGCCGCGCAGCGGCCTCAACCTCGATCAGCTCCCCGACCCGCGGGTCGTGGAGATCGCCCCCGGGGATCTCCACGACCAGTCGCTGCGCGGGCAGCGGCCCCTGGTCGACCTCATGGAGGGCAGCGATGTGCGCCACGCCCTGCACAACGTGGAGACGACCGTCGATGCCTCGCCCCTGCGCTCGCTCGCCGACACCCTGCCGGCGCGCGGCAGCGAGGGCCCGCCGGCCGGCGCGCAGCCGCCGGACCGCCTGGCGGCGGCGCCGTTCAGCCGACCCGTCCCGCGCGTGGTCCCGGAGATCGTGGAACTCGATTCCCCCTCGGCAGCGCCGCCGGCGCCGGCCGTCCCGCCCACGCCGCCTCGGCCCGCCGCGTCGGCGCCGCCGTTGCGGCCGGCCTCGCCCGCCGCGCCGGTCCCTCCGGCCGCGACGACGCGCCCCGGTGACGCGCCGCCCATCCAGCGCTCGGCGCCGCTCTGGGCCTCGCCGCCGCTGGCCGCGCAGGCCCCCGCGACTCCTCCCGCCGCGCCGGTGATCCCGCGCTCCGCCCCGCTCTGGGCTTCGGCGCCGCCCGCACCGAGCGCGCCGCCCGCAGCCGCTGCGCCGCCCGCACCGAGCGGAGCGGCTGCGCCGCCGCCGAGCGCCAGCGAGAGCAGCTCCGACCGGCCGCTCACACTGCGCGTTCCGCGCGCCCTGCTCGAGCGGGGCGAGTTGCAGATCCGCCTGATCGTCGAGGAGGCGCCGGCGCCCTCGGCCCTGTCGAGCGCAGGCGGCGGTGGGGGCCTGGCCGAGCCGGGCGCCTCCCGCAGCAGCGCCGCCTTCAGCGAGGAGCGGACCGCGGACCTGAAGCCGAGCCTGAGCCTGGAGAGCGACCTCGGCGCGCCGGTTGCGCCGGTCCCGCAGGCGGCGCCCGAACCTGTGGCGAGCGCGACGGCCGCGCCCGGCCGCGCGGGCGGCGTCTCACGGCCGGCCGGCACCGGCATGCGCTTCGCGCTGCGCAACGGCGAGCTGGTCCCGCTGGACTAGCCCAGCGCGCCGGCGGAGCGCGCTTGACAGCCCGCCGGGGCGCGACTAGCCTTCCGGGGTCGGGGAGGGCCGCCTTGACCATGAGCAAGCGCATTCTCGTCGTCGACGACGAGGCCAGCATTCGCACTCTCTACAGTCAGGAGCTGCGCGACGAGGGTTACCTCGTCCAGGCGGTGGCTTCGGCCGAGGAGGCCTCTCTCGCGCTGGCCGAGCAGCCGGTGGACCTGGTGATCCTCGACATCGAGCTGCCGGGCAAGGACGGTCTGGCTTACTTGCGCGAGGTCATGGAGCAGTACCGGGACCTGCGCGTGGTGATCAACAGCGCCTACCACAGCTACAAGGACGACTTCACCTCCTGGTCCGCGGAGGCCTCCCTGGTCAAGTCGTCGGACCTGGATCCGCTGAAGGCGACGGTCCGGGAACTGCTAACGAAGTGACGCGTTGGGGCGCCCACCGCCCCCGCCGGGAGAAGCCATGGCGATTCGCCGCCCGCTCGCACTGCTCGCCCTGCTCGCACTGCTCGCACTGCCCGCCCTGGCTGTCGCCGATACGGTAGCGCATCCCTTCGCCGCCCTGCCGGCGCCAGGCGCGCCGAGCAAGCTCGGTCTCGATCGCCTGCAGTGGGGGACGACGGCGCTCAGCTACAGCCAGAGCTGGAGCGCGGGGCGCAGCAGCTCCCTGGGCCTGCTCACCAAGGATCTGCGCGTGCCGCTCGGCCGCGGCCTCGACTTCAACGCCCGCTTCGGCCTCGCCTTCGCGCCCGGCAGCCAGTCGCTGGGCACGGGCGAGGAGGGCGCTCGCTTCGTCCTGCCCTTCGCCGCGCTCGACTGGCAGCCGAGCGAGAACCTCCAGCTGCGCCTCGAGGTGGGTCAGGGCCTGGGTCTCTACGATCCCTATGCGGCCTACGGCTGGCGCCGCTCCGGCCTCGCCTCGCCGCTGCGCGAGCGCAGGGCGACCGACGCGCCGCTCGCCGACGAGTAGTCGCTCAACATTGTCTTGACCGTCTTTCGCGGCCCCTCCTATCCTGCCGCCGGCTCGACGGCAACCGGGAGGCTGGTGCGCGCATGAGTCCCCTGAACTGGTACCGCAAGATGCAGCGGCGCTCGCAGCGGCGGGCCACCCTCGATGCGCTCTGCTCGGAGGCCGCCCGCGACGCCGAGGCCGCCCTGCGCTGGCTCGACGAGCGCCTGGCCCGCGGCGAACGCGCGGAGATCGAGGCCTTCTTCGAGGAGATCCCCGACCCCTTCGCGCTACCGGTCGCGGCCTACGCCGAACTGATCGAGCGCAGCTACCGGGCGGAACTCTTCGAGGCCGGCTTGCGCCTGGCCGCGGCCTGGCGCCGCAGCGATCCCGAGTCGGCGCGTCCCCTCAACCAGGCCGCGCGCCTGCACAGCCTCGCCGGCCGTTTCGAGCAGGCGCACGAACTGCACAGGCTTGCCCTCGCCCTGCCCAGCGACGCCGCCGAGAGCCACTACCAGCTCGGCTGCACCCTGCTGCGCGAGAACCGCAACCTGGAGGCCGAGGCGGCCTTCCGGGAGGCTCTCGCCCGCGATCCCCGGCTGGCGAAGGCGCACACCAACCTCGGCTTCAGCCTCGACCGCCGCGGCGAGCGCGACGAGGCCATCCTCCATTTCCGCCGGGCCATCCAGCTCGATCCGCACAACGCGATGGGGCACCTGAACCTGGGCGCCCTCTATGGCGAGCGGGGCGACTACGAGCAGGCGATCCACCTCTTCCGGAAGACGGTGGAGCTGGCGCCGGACGGCCTCGAGGGGCGCATGAGCCTGGGCCTCGCCCTCGCCAACTGCAGCCGTTACGGCGAGGCGATCGGCGAGTTCGAAGGCGTGCTCGGCCTGCGCCCGCAGCACGCGGACGCGCGCTTCCACATCGCCCTCTGCCATTCGCGCCTCGGCGCCCACCGCAAGGCGCTCGCCGAGCTGGAACGCGCGGACGCCAAGGACCCGCGCGTTCGTTTCTACCTCGGCCTCTGCTACGTCAACCTCGGCGAGTACGCCAAGGCCCTGCCCTGCTTCCAGCAGGTACTCGAGCTGCACCCCGATGACGCCCGGAGCCACTACTACCTGGGCATCATCTATGATCAGCTCGGGCAGGCAGAAGCGGCGCGGCAGAGCTACCGCCAGGCCGAGGCCCTGGGCCACCGCGCCGGCGTGGCGCGGGCGGTGGGCGCCTAGGGCTGCGGCCCGCCTTGACCGTTTTCCGGCCTTGACCTAGGATAACCCCTTCAATGGCCGCCGCGCGGGCGCCGCGGTTGCGGTCGGGGCGAGGAGCACTTGCGATGAGCGACGGCAGCGTCCGCGCGATGGCGAAGGCCTACGAGCCGGCGAGCGTCGAGGCCAGGCTCTACGCGGCCTGGGAGGCGGGCGGCTACTTCCGCCCGCGCCCCGATCCCGCCGGCCGGCCGCCCTACGTGATCGTCATCCCGCCGCCGAACGTCACCGGCATCCTGCACATGGGCCACGTGCTCGACAATGCGCTACAGGATATCCTCATCCGCTGGCAGCGCATGCAGGGAGTCGAGACCCTCTGGCTGCCCGGCTGCGATCACGCCGGCATCTCCACGCAGAGCGTCGTCGCCAGGAAGCTGCGCGAGCAGGGCCAGGATCCCGAGGCCATGGGTCGCGAGGCCTTCCTCGCCGCGGCCTGGGCCTGGAAGGACGAATACCACGCGCGCATCACGGGCCAGTTGCGCCGCCTCGGCTGCAGCTGCGACTGGGAGCGCGAGCGCTTCACGATGGACGAAGGGCTCAGCCACGCCGTGCAGCGCGTCTTCATCGCGCTCTACGAGGCGGGTCTGATCTATCAGGGCGAGTACATCGTCAACTGGGACGTCCAGGACCAGACCGCGATCAGCGACGAGGAAGTGGAGTTCCAGGAAGTCGACGGCCACCTGTGGCACCTGCGCTACCCGCTGATCGGCGGCGAGGGCTCGCTCGTGGTGGCCACCACGCGCCCGGAGACGATGCTCGGCGACACGGCGATCGCGATCAACCCCGGCGACGCGAGCAAGGCCGCCTACCGCGGCCGCCGCGCGCGCCTGCCGCTGGTGGGCCGCGAGCTGCCGATCATCGAGGACGATTTCGTCGATCCCGAGTTCGGCACCGGCTTCGTCAAGGTGACGCCGGCCCACGACCCCAACGACTTCGCGATGGGCCAGCGGCACGGTCTCGAGCGGGTGCAGGTGATCGGGCCCGATGGCCGCATGAGCGCCGCCGCCGGCGAGTACGCCGGCCTGACGCGCGAGGAAGCGCGCCGCGCCGTGCTGGCCGCGCTCGAGGCCCAGGAACTCGTCGTGAAGGTCGAGCCCTACCGGCACAGCGTGGGCCACGGCCAGCGCAGCGGCCTGCCGATCGAGCCCATGGTCTCCACGCAGTGGTACGTGCGCATGGCCGAGCTCGCCGAGCCGGCCATCGCAGCCGTCGCCGAGGGCCGCGTGCGCTTCACCCCCGCCCGCTGGGAAAAGACCTACAGGCACTGGATGGAGGGCATCCGCGACTGGTGCATCAGCCGCCAGCTCTGGTGGGGGCATCGCATTCCCGTCTGGACCCATGCGGTGACCGGCGAGCGGCGCGCGGCGACGGCGGCCCCGGACGCCAGCGGCCACTGGCGCCAGGATCCCGACGTGCTCGACACCTGGTTCTCGAGCTGGCTGTGGCCCTTCTCGACCCTGGGCTGGCCGGAGGCCACGGCGGATCTCGCGCGCTACTACCCCGGCAGCACGCTGGTGACGGGCCCGGACATCATCTTCTTCTGGGTGGCGCGCATGATCATGGCCGGCCAGCGCTTCGCGGGCGACGTGCCCTTCCGCGACGTCTTCCTGCACGGCATCGTGCGGGACAAGCAGGGCCGCAAGATGAGCAAGAGCCTTGGCAACAGCCCCGACCCGCTCGAGCTCTTCGACCGCTACGGCGTCGACGCCGTGCGCTTCTCGATGACGATGCTCACGCCCCTGGGCGGCGACTATCTCTTCGAGGACAAGCACATGGAGATGGGCCGCAACTTCGCCAACAAGCTCTGGAACGCGAGCCGCTACGTGCTCATGCAGCTGGCGGAGCGGGGCGAGGGGGCGCTGCTGCCGGCCAGCGCCGCCGCCCCGAGCGGGCGCCTGGGCGGCCCCGTGGGCGACTGGCTCGCCGCCGAGTGGCGACCCGCGGCGGCCGGCGCGCTCGCGCCGCTCAGCCTGGAGGACCGCTGGATCCTCAGCCGACTCGTCGCCGTGCGCGAGCAGGTGCAGCGCGACCTGGAGGGCTTCCGCTTCGGCGACGCCGCCCGCGGCCTCTACGACTTCCTCTGGAAGGAGTACTGCGACTGGTACCTGGAGCTGACCAAGCCGCGCGTCTACGGCGAGGATCCCCGCGCCGCGGCCACGGCCCTGCTCACGGCCGCCGGCGTGCTCCACGCGACCCTGCGCCTGCTGCACCCCTTCATGCCCTACGTGACGGAGGCGATCTGGGAGCGCTTTCCCGGCGCGGCCGACCGCCTGATCGTCGCGCCCTGGCCGGCGCCGCCGGCCGCGCTGCGGGACGAGGCGGCCGAGCGCGAACTCGACTTCCGCATCGCCCTGATCTCCAGCGTGCGCGGCCTGCGCCAGGAGCTGGGCCTGCCGCCCGGCCGCGAGCTGACCCTGATCCTGCGCGGCGAGGGCCAGGCCCTGGCCGCCCAGCTCGGGGCGGCGCGACCTTTCCTTGCCAGCTTGGCCAAAGTGTCCGACTATCGCCTCGAGCCGCCCTCGCCGCGCAAGCCCAAGCCCGCGGCGGGCGCCTTCCTGCCCGGCCTCGAGATCTGGCTGCCGCTCAGCGGTCTCGTCGATCTTGCCGAGGAGCGGCGGCGGCTCGAGAAGGAGCTTGCCAAGCTGCAGCGCGAGATCGCCGGCAGCGAGGCGAAGCTGGCGAGCGCAGGCTTCCGTGCTCAGGCGCCCGCCGAGGTGGTGGCGCAGGTGGAGGCGCGGCTGGCGCTGGGGCGCGATACCGCACGCCGCCTGGGCGAGAGCCTGGAGAACTTGCGGGAGGACAATGACTGAGCGCACCCTCGGCGAGCGCATCCGGCAAGCGCGCGAGAGCCGTGGCTTGAGCCTCGAGGCGGTCGGCCGGGAGACGCGCCTGGCGCTCTCCGTCCTCCGCGCCCTCGAGGAGGACCGGCGCGCCGACCTGCCGGGCGACCTCTACGTCGCCAATGCGCTGCGCATGCTCGCGGAGCTGCTCGAGCTCGACCGCGGCGAACTCCTCAGCCTCTACCGCGCCGGCCAGGGGATCAGCGCGCCGGGCAGCTTCGGCCCCAGCGGTCGCGTCTGGCGAGAGGAAGTGCCGGAGACGCGCCTGGGCGGCTGGCAGCCGGGGCGGGGCCTCTGGCTGGCCCTCGGCGCCGTCGTCGTTGCGGGCGCCCTGCTCGCCACCGCGCTCTCCGTCTCCCGCCGCGAGGCGCCCCCCGGCCGGCTGGCCGAGCCGCCGGCGCCAGCCGCGGTGAGGGAAGCGCCAGCCATCGACGCCTCGCTCGGCCCCGTGGAGGCGCCACCGCCCGAGGAGGCGATCGCGAAGGCGCGCGCCGACTCCGTCGCCGCCGCCGCCGCCTGGGCGCAGGGCCCGCTGGCGCTCTCCGACAGCGGCGACGTGGCGATGCGGAGCGCTCCGCCCGCCCGCGCTGCGCTGCGCCTGGAGGTGGATGCCGCGCTGCCCTGTCGCCTCGAGCTCAACGTCGACGATCGGCTGCAGCTCGCGCGTGCGCTGGGCGCCGGCGACGTCTGGTGGGTCGAGGCCGACAGCTTCGTCGTCCTGAGCGCGGCCAGCGTGAGCGGCCTGGCCCTGCGCCTGAACGGCAGCGACTACCCGCTGCCGGCGGTCCCCACCGGCCAGCCGATCGCGCTGCGCCTGGACGCCCCCGTGACCGTGTCGGCGCCCGGCGACGGCTGATGGCTGTCCCCACCTGAGCGAGAGAGCCGCCCGATGTCCTCGCGCTACCCGCCC from bacterium encodes the following:
- a CDS encoding helix-turn-helix domain-containing protein, translated to MTERTLGERIRQARESRGLSLEAVGRETRLALSVLRALEEDRRADLPGDLYVANALRMLAELLELDRGELLSLYRAGQGISAPGSFGPSGRVWREEVPETRLGGWQPGRGLWLALGAVVVAGALLATALSVSRREAPPGRLAEPPAPAAVREAPAIDASLGPVEAPPPEEAIAKARADSVAAAAAWAQGPLALSDSGDVAMRSAPPARAALRLEVDAALPCRLELNVDDRLQLARALGAGDVWWVEADSFVVLSAASVSGLALRLNGSDYPLPAVPTGQPIALRLDAPVTVSAPGDG
- a CDS encoding valine--tRNA ligase translates to MAKAYEPASVEARLYAAWEAGGYFRPRPDPAGRPPYVIVIPPPNVTGILHMGHVLDNALQDILIRWQRMQGVETLWLPGCDHAGISTQSVVARKLREQGQDPEAMGREAFLAAAWAWKDEYHARITGQLRRLGCSCDWERERFTMDEGLSHAVQRVFIALYEAGLIYQGEYIVNWDVQDQTAISDEEVEFQEVDGHLWHLRYPLIGGEGSLVVATTRPETMLGDTAIAINPGDASKAAYRGRRARLPLVGRELPIIEDDFVDPEFGTGFVKVTPAHDPNDFAMGQRHGLERVQVIGPDGRMSAAAGEYAGLTREEARRAVLAALEAQELVVKVEPYRHSVGHGQRSGLPIEPMVSTQWYVRMAELAEPAIAAVAEGRVRFTPARWEKTYRHWMEGIRDWCISRQLWWGHRIPVWTHAVTGERRAATAAPDASGHWRQDPDVLDTWFSSWLWPFSTLGWPEATADLARYYPGSTLVTGPDIIFFWVARMIMAGQRFAGDVPFRDVFLHGIVRDKQGRKMSKSLGNSPDPLELFDRYGVDAVRFSMTMLTPLGGDYLFEDKHMEMGRNFANKLWNASRYVLMQLAERGEGALLPASAAAPSGRLGGPVGDWLAAEWRPAAAGALAPLSLEDRWILSRLVAVREQVQRDLEGFRFGDAARGLYDFLWKEYCDWYLELTKPRVYGEDPRAAATALLTAAGVLHATLRLLHPFMPYVTEAIWERFPGAADRLIVAPWPAPPAALRDEAAERELDFRIALISSVRGLRQELGLPPGRELTLILRGEGQALAAQLGAARPFLASLAKVSDYRLEPPSPRKPKPAAGAFLPGLEIWLPLSGLVDLAEERRRLEKELAKLQREIAGSEAKLASAGFRAQAPAEVVAQVEARLALGRDTARRLGESLENLREDND